From Chlamydiifrater volucris, one genomic window encodes:
- the smpB gene encoding SsrA-binding protein SmpB has product MSSKEIVSNRKAFHSYEITEIFEAGIVLKGTEIKSLRDHGGSLTDSYVTVSRGEVWLIGAGIAPYKFGNINNHEERRPRKLLLHKYEISKIESFISRKGLAVVPLAILLKNGFAKVKIGCGKGKKSHDKRQAIIDRERKREAEAAMKYRSR; this is encoded by the coding sequence ATGAGTAGCAAAGAGATAGTATCAAATAGGAAAGCCTTCCACAGTTATGAGATTACGGAGATTTTTGAGGCAGGAATTGTTTTAAAGGGTACAGAAATCAAATCATTAAGGGACCACGGAGGGAGCCTTACGGATTCCTATGTCACTGTTTCAAGGGGAGAGGTTTGGTTGATTGGAGCGGGTATAGCTCCCTATAAGTTTGGAAATATCAACAACCACGAAGAGCGGAGGCCTAGAAAGCTGCTCTTACACAAGTATGAAATTTCCAAGATAGAGTCTTTTATTTCTCGTAAAGGATTGGCTGTGGTGCCTTTGGCTATTCTTTTAAAAAACGGCTTCGCCAAAGTCAAAATTGGTTGTGGAAAGGGTAAGAAAAGCCACGACAAACGCCAGGCCATTATTGATAGAGAACGCAAGAGAGAAGCAGAAGCTGCTATGAAGTATCGTTCGAGATGA